The following proteins come from a genomic window of Acanthopagrus latus isolate v.2019 chromosome 5, fAcaLat1.1, whole genome shotgun sequence:
- the LOC119019167 gene encoding acyl-CoA dehydrogenase family member 11-like — translation MSVCSVLLNRRAAGGCCRVWCGVPRQLVHIRSASAAEAGTRRSDEEQLWEAAVGYLPFSRAKIGAFFQERPVLKNPFLEDALLRGYLKRHMPEKAAFSDLRAFGERVANEVDGWGRECEVTAPRLVHFDPWGRRVDHIVTSPAWKRMKDLSAQEGLVAIGYERTFGEWSRVYQMSKLYIFSPSSGLYTCPLAMTDGAAKVIQSIGVSWPVDEAYGRLTTRQPERFWTSGQWMTERQGGSDVASGTETVAVPQTDGSYKLHGFKWFTSATDADMTLTLARVQDRTGATMPGSRGLSLFYAEVSRDEDGRLKGIEVQRLKDKLGTRQMPTAELLLDGLPAHRLSEEGRGVASIANMLTITRIHNSVSAAAAMRRVVQLARDYATRRTAFGKLLKDHPLHVQTLARMEVETRGAFLLVMDVCRLLGREESGIATQLDAHLLRLLTPVVKLYTAKQAVAVVSEGLESFGGQGYIEDTGLPGLLRDAQVLSIWEGTTNVLSLDVLRCVARSSGMVLHAYFSHVKSLLAGASDVSSLAPAVKAVDGALSELEVFVRGAATKAPGYMELAARDLAYSLARIYTGALLIDHACWKGASPSDSYAALRWCENDLCPVATKQVRGCFDSGTPPLDAALVFDRPTQD, via the exons atgtctgtgtgttcagtccTACTGAACCGCCGTGCAGCTGGTGGCTGCTGCAGGGTTTGGTGCGGTGTTCCCCGACAGCTCGTCCACATCAGATCGGCCAGCGCAGCCGAGGCGGGCACGAGAAGATCTGATGAAGAACAGCTGTGGGAGGCAGCGGTGGGCTACCTGCCGTTCTCCAGAGCCAAGATAGGAGCTTTCTTTCAGGAAAGGCCAGTGCTGAAGAACCCATTTCTAGAGGATGCCTTGCTCAGAGGGTACCTGAAGAGACACATGCCCGAGAAG GCAGCTTTCTCAGACCTGCGTGCGTTTGGAGAGCGCGTGGCCAACGAGGTGGACGGGTGGGGCAGAGAGTGTGAGGTGACCGCTCCTCGGTTGGTGCACTTTGACCCCTGGGGCCGTAGAGTGGACCACATTGTGACCTCACCGGCCTGGAAGCGCATGAAAGATCTGTCAGCACAGGAAGGACTGGTGGCCATTGGCTATGAGAGGACGTTCGGGGAGTGGAG tcgCGTCTACCAAATGAGCAAGTTGTAcatcttctctccctcctctggtcTCTACACGTGTCCTCTGGCCATGACAGACGGAGCTGCTAAAGTTATCCAG TCTATAGGTGTTTCCTGGCCAGTGGACGAAGCCTACGGGCGTTTGACGACCCGTCAGCCTGAACGTTTCTGGACGTCTGGACAGTGGATGACAGAAAGACAGGGAGGATCTGATGTGG ctAGTGGCACAGAGACGGTGGCTGTTCCTCAGACTGATGGTTCATACAAACTACACGGCTTTAAGTGGTTCACCTCTGCTACCGACGCAGACATGACTCTCACACTGGCCAGAGTGCAGGACAGAACAGGAGCAACAATGCCA GGGAGCAGGggtctgtctttgttttacgCAGAGGTGAGCAGAGATGAGGATGGCCGGCTGAAGGGGATAGAGGTTCAGAGACTGAAGGACAAGCTCGGGACGAGACAGATGCCCACTGCTGAGTTACTGCTGGACGGCCTGCCGGCACACAGA CTCTCAGAGGAAGGCAGAGGTGTGGCCTCCATCGCTAACATGCTGACTATAACCCGGATCCACAACAGCGTCTCTGCAGCGGCTGCAATGAGAAG gGTGGTTCAGTTAGCTCGTGACTACGCCACCCGCCGCACTGCCTTTGGAAAGCTTCTTAAAGACCATCCGCTGCACGTACAGACTCTGGCCAGGATGGAG GTGGAGACTCGTGGAGCGTTTCTGCTGGTGATGGATGTGTGTCGTCTGTTGGGCCGGGAGGAGAGCGGCATTGCAACCCAGCTTGATGCTCACCTGCTACGTTTGCTCACTCCTGTGGTCAAACTGTACACAGCGAAGCAG GCGGTGGCTGTGGTGTCGGAGGGTCTGGAAAGCTTCGGCGGACAGGGCTACATCGAGGACACCGGGCTGCCTGGACTTCTTCGTGATGCACAG gtGTTGAGTATTTGGGAAGGCACCACAAATGTTCTGTCTCTGGATGTGCTGCGCTGTGTGGCTCGCAGCTCAGGAATGGTTCTTCATGCTTACTTCTCTCATGTCAAG TCCCTGCTTGCAGGTGCATCGGATGTTTCCTCACTGGCCCCAGCAGTGAAAGCAGTGGACGGAGCTCTCTCTGAATTGGAGGTTTTTGTTCGGGGAGCAGCTACCAAAGCACCCGGCTACATGGAGCTTGCAGCCAGAGACCTTGCATACAGCCTGGCTCGTATCTACACAG GTGCTCTTCTCATTGACCACGCTTGTTGGAAAGGAGCCTCTCCGTCTGACAGCTATGCAGCtctcag GTGGTGTGAAAACGACTTGTGTCCTGTGGCGACTAAACAGGTGAGAGGCTGCTTTGATTCTGGCACGCCACCGCTGGATGCTGCGCTGGTGTTCGACCGGCCGACCCAAGACTGA